The following coding sequences are from one Dermacentor silvarum isolate Dsil-2018 chromosome 4, BIME_Dsil_1.4, whole genome shotgun sequence window:
- the LOC119449921 gene encoding FHF complex subunit HOOK interacting protein 2A-like, translated as MFSRLATAISNAVDALAPPLPLHEEFLWHWTAIMKFYTDRNSNSKKPIELTGLAGRLEEMSKILEQEEAELGSDNMGPCMEYFLQHKMLEQMSALSRADTPPGIKKCVLVFTTRLLSSSKQVLLPQMGIYTAVQKLIGLCGEVLAAPTEREEAGFLNVICQKIRADPSILTCFLPRLLEERHCTSIVNGKQPDGGCGDTSAVSFPLLRACLTLMESADSDVSTLAAECLILCMSNLGDDVAHYVIAKSNMCSSVVHHLVKLYCAIPRTLKAADIDEAVTSWCADTVASCGSTEHQVIAPGKRKLLCFFKWLGFTDTLVELSNALIGAELGKTFLDDFLQGPLLDDFTKAESEESFRFITSLVTTCLRNLTSKDLVVIVGSFLLGDQKGSSASPKDMLLERGRDPNASPQLVLTTLQAFEELLQRPSKEILDILLLSHLVGRNYQNDAAAEVFDFSDDDEEGLCNRAGKANMSDFEISPGSSPVSRTFAPAQIHRILNCFLMLLPDEIKSCEETDSGYDAYISDAHRQYQDMLAVTDGWEWPSEPVREEQPSTEDDQSSDSQPEADSLHHGFYEGPFLSMLLDRIENMHRQPYDVNLLVTSLISRLALFAHPNLHEYLLNPLLPLAPGARSLFSALLKVVEEIQVAVHGMEHLKRKLMLTRNALLNDSGDDCTLGEESGVLEAIIVLEEFCKELAAVAFVKYHAAA; from the exons ATGTTTTCTCGACTTGCCACCGCAATTTCTAATGCGGTGGACGCGTTAGCTCCGCCGCTGCCATTGCACGAGGAGTTCCTGTGGCACTGGACAGCGATAATGAAGTTCTACACCGACCGCAACTCGAACAGCAAGAAACCCATCGAGCTCACAGGTTTGGCCGGACGCCTCGAAGAAATGTCCAAGATTTTAGAACAGGAGGAAGCCGAGCTGGGAAGCGACAACATGGGGCCATGTATGGAATACTTCTTGCAGCACAAAATGCTCGAACAGATGAGCGCCCTGTCGAGAGCGGACACTCCCCCTGGGATCAAAAAGTGCGTTCTTGTGTTCACCACACGGCTACTGTCCAGCAGTAAACAAGTGTTGCTGCCACAGATGGGGATATACACTGCCGTCCAAAAGCTCATTGGCCTTTGTGGCGAGGTTCTGGCTGCGCCGACGGAACGGGAAGAG gctggcTTTCTTAACGTCATCTGCCAAAAAATCCGAGCCGACCCGAGCATCCTTACCTGCTTCTTACCAAGACTGCTGGAAGAGAGGCATTGCACGTCCATTGTAAATGGAAAGCAACCTGATGGAGGCTGCGGTGACACCTCTGCAGTGTCGTTTCCCTTACTTCGGGCCTGCCTTACCCTTATGGAGAGTGCAGACTCTGACGTTTCTACGCTCGCAGCAGAGTGCCTTATATTGTGCATGTCTAACCTAGGCGATGATGTTGCACACTACGTAATTGCCAAGTCTAACATGTGTTCCAGCGTAGTTCATCACCTAGTCAAGCTCTACTGTGCCATTCCTCGCACACTGAAAGCTGCTGACATTGACGAAGCAGTGACTTCTTGGTGTGCTGACACTGTTGCTTCCTGTGGTTCAACGGAACACCAAGTTATTGCCCCTGGAAAGCGGAAACTTCTCTGTTTCTTTAAGTGGCTAGGCTTCACGGACACCTTGGTTGAACTGTCAAATGCCCTCATAGGTGCCGAGCTAGGCAAGACGTTCTTAGACGACTTCCTGCAGGGTCCTCTCCTTGATGACTTCACTAAAGCCGAGTCTGAAGAAAGCTTCCGTTTCATCACTTCGCTAGTCACTACTTGCTTGCGCAATCTTACTTCAAAAGACTTAGTTGTCATTGTGGGAAGCTTTTTGTTAGGTGACCAGAAAGGGTCCAGTGCTTCACCAAAGGACATGCTGTTAGAGCGTGGCCGCGATCCTAACGCTTCTCCCCAGCTTGTGCTCACTACACTTCAGGCCTTTGAAGAGCTATTGCAAAGGCCTTCAAAGGAAATTCTAGATATCTTGCTGCTTAGCCACCTTGTTGGCCGCAACTACCAAAATGACGCTGCTGCTGAAGTTTTTGATTTCAGTGATGACGATGAGGAGGGATTGTGCAATCGAGCGGGCAAGGCAAACATGAGCGATTTCGAAATCTCGCCCGGATCATCACCAGTTAGCCGCACATTTGCACCTGCGCAAATTCATCGCATTCTCAACTGCTTTCTAATGCTCTTGCCCGATGAAATAAAGTCATGCGAGGAGACTGACTCCGGCTACGACGCATACATTTCCGATGCACACCGGCAGTATCAGGACATGCTCGCAGTCACCGACGGTTGGGAGTGGCCCAGTGAACCCGTGAGAGAGGAACAACCAAGTACTGAGGACGACCAGAGTTCAGATTCACAGCCCGAGGCTGACAGCCTTCACCATGGCTTCTACGAAGGCCCCTTCCTGTCCATGCTGCTGGACCGTATCGAAAACATGCACAGACAGCCGTACGACGTGAACCTGCTGGTAACCTCTCTCATTTCGCGGCTTGCACTGTTTGCCCACCCGAACCTTCACGAGTACCTGTTGAACCCACTGCTGCCTTTGGCCCCTGGAGCGAGATCACTGTTCAGCGCCCTCCTCAAGGTTGTGGAAGAGATTCAGGTGGCAGTTCATGGCATGGAACACCTCAAGCGCAAGCTCATGCTGACACGCAATGCACTTCTCAATGACAGTGGAGACGACTGCACACTGGGAGAAGAATCTGGTGTCTTGGAAGCCATCATCGTCCTTGAGGAGTTCTGCAAAGAGCTTGCAGCTGTGGCCTTTGTCAAGTACCATGCGGCAGCTTAG